A portion of the Achromobacter sp. MFA1 R4 genome contains these proteins:
- the rbfA gene encoding 30S ribosome-binding factor RbfA — protein MSRHKSKAIPGRNLRLADQIQKDLAGIIQREIDMSRAGLITISGVELSTDYAHAKVWFTVLGAEPEAATTLLNEKAGWLHSQLYKLLHIHTVPTLRFFHDEQVARGIEMSILIDRANRPGPHSGVPDEPEDQS, from the coding sequence ATGAGCCGTCACAAGTCCAAAGCCATTCCTGGCCGCAATCTGCGGCTGGCCGACCAGATCCAGAAGGATCTGGCCGGGATCATCCAGCGCGAAATCGACATGAGTCGCGCTGGACTGATCACGATCTCAGGTGTGGAACTGTCGACCGACTACGCGCATGCCAAGGTGTGGTTCACGGTTTTGGGCGCCGAGCCCGAAGCCGCCACCACCTTGCTGAACGAGAAGGCCGGCTGGCTGCATTCGCAGCTCTACAAGCTGTTGCACATTCACACCGTCCCCACTTTGCGCTTTTTCCACGACGAGCAAGTCGCCCGTGGCATCGAGATGTCGATCCTCATCGACCGCGCAAACCGCCCCGGCCCGCATTCGGGCGTTCCCGACGAGCCAGAAGACCAGTCCTGA
- the truB gene encoding tRNA pseudouridine(55) synthase TruB: MAKRRGLALDGVLLLDKPVGLSSNHALQRAKRAMDAAKAGHTGTLDPFATGLLVCCMGRATKISGAMLDADKAYRATLQFGSETDSGDLTGNVTATAEPGFVVEEQALRDALSRFSGTIEQIPPMYSALKRDGKPLYEYARAGIELERPPRQITIYRIELLSLSGTQAEIDVACSKGTYIRTLAQDIGRVLGCFAHLTALRRTHVGPFSLDRAVELEALQAMPDPKQALLALNELPEGLLPSTLTLKDSL, translated from the coding sequence ATGGCTAAACGACGCGGGCTTGCGCTCGACGGTGTGCTGTTGCTCGACAAACCTGTGGGTTTGTCGAGCAATCACGCCTTGCAGCGCGCCAAACGCGCCATGGACGCGGCGAAAGCCGGCCATACCGGCACGCTGGACCCTTTTGCCACCGGCCTGCTGGTGTGCTGCATGGGACGTGCGACCAAAATTTCCGGCGCGATGCTTGACGCCGACAAGGCGTATCGCGCTACGCTGCAATTTGGATCGGAAACCGATTCCGGCGACCTGACGGGCAACGTCACGGCGACCGCCGAACCGGGTTTCGTCGTCGAGGAACAGGCGCTGCGCGATGCGCTGTCACGTTTCTCGGGCACCATCGAGCAGATTCCGCCGATGTATTCCGCGCTCAAGCGCGACGGCAAGCCCCTGTACGAGTACGCGCGCGCCGGCATTGAACTTGAACGGCCGCCGCGCCAGATCACGATTTACCGCATCGAGCTGTTGTCCCTGAGCGGGACGCAGGCAGAGATCGATGTGGCTTGCAGTAAAGGCACATACATCCGGACACTGGCCCAGGACATCGGGCGCGTGCTGGGCTGTTTCGCCCACCTGACGGCGCTGCGGCGCACGCACGTCGGGCCATTTTCTCTGGATCGCGCCGTTGAACTGGAAGCCTTGCAGGCCATGCCAGATCCCAAGCAGGCATTGCTTGCACTGAACGAATTGCCGGAGGGCTTGCTGCCCTCCACCCTGACCTTAAAGGACTCGCTATGA
- the typA gene encoding translational GTPase TypA, which translates to MTRALRNVAIIAHVDHGKTTLVDQLLRQSGTFRENQALTERVMDSNDLEKERGITILAKNCAVEYEGTHINIVDTPGHADFGGEVERVLSMVDGVLLLVDAVEGPMPQTIFVTRKALALGLKPIVVVNKVDRPGARPDFVINATFDLFDKLGATDEQLDFPVVYASGLSGYAGLTPDVREGDMRPLFEAILQHVPQRDDDPNGPLQMQIISLDYNSYVGKIGVGRINRGRMRPGMEVAYKFGPEGQGGRGRINQVLKFHGLERVVVNEAEAGDIVLINGIEELGIGCTVTDPVTQDPLPMLRIDEPTLTMNFMVNTSPLAGREGKFVTSRQLRDRLDRELKSNVALRVRDTGDDTVFEVSGRGELHLTILLETMRREGYELAVSRPRVVFKEVDGVKCEPFESLTVDVEDAHQGGVMEELGRRKGDLQDMQPDGRGRTRLEYLIPARGLIGFQNEFLTLTRGTGLMSHIFHEYAPIKEGSIGERRNGVLISQDNGDAVAYALWKLQDRGRMFVNPGDALYEGMIIGIHSRDNDLVVNPIKGKQLTNVRASGTDEAVRLVPPIQMSLEYAVEFIDDDELVEITPKSIRLRKRYLLENERKRAAREAAV; encoded by the coding sequence ATGACTCGCGCCTTGCGCAACGTCGCCATCATCGCCCACGTTGACCACGGTAAAACCACCCTGGTCGACCAGCTGCTGCGCCAATCCGGCACCTTCCGCGAAAACCAGGCGCTGACCGAACGGGTCATGGACTCGAACGACCTGGAAAAAGAACGCGGCATCACGATTCTGGCCAAGAACTGTGCCGTGGAATACGAAGGCACCCACATCAACATCGTCGACACCCCGGGACACGCGGACTTCGGCGGTGAAGTCGAGCGCGTGCTGTCCATGGTCGACGGCGTGCTGCTGCTGGTGGACGCCGTCGAAGGCCCGATGCCGCAGACGATTTTCGTGACCCGCAAGGCGCTGGCCCTGGGCCTGAAGCCGATCGTCGTGGTCAACAAGGTCGACCGTCCCGGCGCTCGCCCGGACTTCGTCATCAACGCCACGTTCGACCTGTTCGACAAGCTGGGCGCTACCGACGAGCAGCTGGACTTCCCGGTGGTGTACGCCTCGGGCCTGTCGGGCTACGCTGGCCTTACCCCGGACGTGCGCGAAGGCGACATGCGTCCGCTGTTTGAAGCCATCCTGCAGCACGTGCCGCAGCGCGACGACGATCCCAATGGTCCGCTGCAGATGCAGATCATCTCGCTGGACTACAACAGCTACGTCGGCAAGATCGGCGTGGGCCGCATCAACCGTGGCCGCATGCGCCCGGGCATGGAAGTGGCCTACAAGTTCGGTCCCGAAGGCCAGGGCGGCCGCGGCCGCATCAACCAGGTCCTGAAGTTCCACGGCCTGGAGCGCGTCGTCGTGAACGAAGCCGAAGCCGGCGACATCGTGCTGATCAACGGCATCGAAGAACTGGGTATCGGTTGCACGGTGACCGACCCGGTCACCCAGGATCCGCTGCCGATGCTGCGCATCGACGAGCCGACGCTGACCATGAACTTCATGGTGAACACCTCGCCGCTGGCCGGCCGCGAAGGCAAATTCGTCACCAGCCGCCAGCTTCGTGACCGCCTTGATCGCGAACTGAAGTCCAACGTGGCGCTGCGCGTGCGCGACACGGGCGACGACACCGTGTTCGAAGTGTCGGGCCGCGGTGAACTGCACCTGACCATCCTGCTGGAAACGATGCGTCGTGAAGGCTACGAGCTGGCCGTGTCGCGCCCGCGTGTCGTGTTCAAGGAAGTCGACGGCGTGAAGTGCGAGCCGTTCGAGTCCCTGACCGTCGACGTGGAAGACGCCCACCAGGGCGGCGTCATGGAAGAGCTGGGCCGCCGCAAGGGCGACCTGCAGGACATGCAGCCGGACGGCCGTGGCCGTACCCGCCTGGAATACCTGATCCCGGCCCGCGGCCTGATCGGCTTCCAGAACGAATTCCTGACGCTGACGCGCGGCACGGGCCTGATGAGCCACATCTTCCACGAGTACGCGCCCATCAAGGAAGGCTCGATCGGCGAACGCCGCAACGGCGTGCTGATCAGCCAGGACAACGGCGATGCCGTGGCCTACGCGCTCTGGAAGCTGCAGGATCGCGGCCGCATGTTCGTCAATCCGGGCGATGCGCTGTACGAAGGCATGATCATCGGCATCCACAGCCGCGACAACGACCTGGTCGTGAACCCGATCAAGGGCAAGCAGTTGACCAACGTGCGCGCCTCGGGCACCGACGAGGCCGTGCGCCTGGTTCCGCCGATCCAGATGTCGCTGGAATACGCCGTGGAATTCATCGACGACGACGAACTGGTGGAAATCACCCCGAAGTCGATCCGCCTGCGCAAGCGCTACCTGCTCGAAAACGAGCGCAAGCGCGCCGCGCGCGAAGCCGCGGTCTGA
- a CDS encoding 4-oxalocrotonate tautomerase, with protein sequence MPHIVIHLSGAPDAATDRRIVDAVAGLTQSELGKKLPVIAITLQHIAHDQWYIGGEPLSALGKNAFHLDISVTDETNTKAEKARFIKAIYSAFQDILGELHECSYVHVIDARAAAYGYGGLTQEHRHQHGAA encoded by the coding sequence ATGCCGCACATCGTCATCCACCTCTCCGGCGCGCCGGACGCCGCCACTGACCGCCGCATCGTCGATGCGGTAGCCGGGCTGACCCAATCGGAGCTGGGCAAGAAGCTGCCCGTCATCGCGATCACCCTCCAGCACATTGCGCACGACCAGTGGTACATCGGCGGCGAACCGCTGTCGGCGCTTGGCAAGAACGCGTTCCACCTCGACATCAGCGTGACTGACGAAACCAATACCAAGGCCGAGAAGGCGCGCTTCATCAAGGCGATCTACAGCGCATTCCAGGACATCCTGGGCGAACTGCACGAGTGCTCGTACGTGCACGTCATCGACGCGCGCGCGGCCGCCTATGGCTATGGCGGACTGACGCAGGAGCATCGCCACCAGCACGGCGCCGCGTAA
- a CDS encoding LysR substrate-binding domain-containing protein, whose translation MSGFDLDLLRTLVAVLDAGSLTAAAPKVFLSQSSVSEQMRKLEERAGQPLLVRGKAGVRATPAGERLLAHARRILALSDEAWRDLRGVALQGELRLCITDYYRPGDVARMLRRLNEQYPRVRLHVTIMKSGAIEAAYERGEIDVGISMVIQERGGTRGRAQGALLRREPLLWMAAQRAAAPTADPLPLLVLPETCALRQYVERLLSRRGQAYSVAHVASGVAGLQLAVAAGLGVACLNESALGAGMARLHAPGLPALPSVEFRLLAARPGESEFVGLARQAIVTAMS comes from the coding sequence GTGTCGGGATTTGACCTGGATCTGCTGCGGACGCTGGTGGCGGTGCTGGATGCAGGCAGCCTGACGGCGGCCGCGCCCAAAGTGTTCCTGTCCCAGTCGTCGGTCAGCGAACAGATGCGCAAGCTGGAGGAACGCGCCGGCCAGCCGCTGCTGGTGCGCGGCAAGGCCGGCGTGCGCGCCACGCCGGCGGGCGAGCGCCTGCTGGCGCACGCGCGCCGCATCCTGGCGCTGAGCGACGAAGCCTGGCGCGACCTGCGCGGCGTGGCGCTGCAGGGCGAACTGAGGCTGTGCATCACCGACTACTATCGGCCCGGGGACGTGGCGCGCATGTTGCGGCGCCTGAACGAGCAGTATCCGCGGGTGCGCCTGCACGTCACCATCATGAAGAGCGGGGCGATCGAGGCCGCCTATGAGCGCGGCGAGATCGACGTGGGCATTTCGATGGTCATCCAGGAGCGCGGGGGGACGCGTGGCCGGGCGCAAGGCGCGTTGCTGCGCCGCGAGCCGCTGCTGTGGATGGCGGCGCAACGCGCGGCGGCTCCTACGGCCGATCCGCTGCCGCTGCTGGTGCTGCCGGAGACCTGCGCGCTGCGCCAATATGTGGAGCGGCTGCTGTCGCGGCGCGGCCAGGCGTATTCGGTGGCGCACGTGGCCTCAGGCGTGGCGGGCCTGCAGCTTGCCGTGGCGGCCGGCCTGGGCGTCGCCTGCCTGAACGAATCCGCGCTGGGGGCAGGGATGGCGAGGTTGCACGCGCCCGGCCTGCCGGCGCTGCCGTCAGTGGAATTCCGGCTGCTCGCCGCCCGCCCCGGCGAAAGCGAATTCGTGGGGCTGGCGCGCCAGGCCATCGTGACGGCGATGTCGTAG
- a CDS encoding TIGR00730 family Rossman fold protein, whose protein sequence is MSEIRTAADKLAHIGPAVSVFGSARVSRNSPYYETTIAISAALAEAGFAIIAGGGPGIMEAANKGAFEAGGTSVGLNISLPHEAHNNEYQTISLSFEYFFPRKAAFFMHSFAYVAMPGGFGTLDELFEALTLIQTGKVPPAPIVLVGSEYWSGLAEWLGDQVLGNGMIAAHDLDLFIIEDDPVKVVRKVVEFHERVTSDEQYAPSMPA, encoded by the coding sequence ATGTCAGAGATACGGACGGCGGCAGACAAGCTCGCCCACATCGGGCCCGCGGTCAGCGTTTTCGGCAGCGCACGAGTCAGCCGCAATTCTCCGTACTATGAAACCACCATCGCAATTTCCGCAGCCCTGGCCGAAGCCGGTTTCGCCATCATCGCGGGCGGCGGCCCCGGCATCATGGAGGCCGCGAACAAGGGCGCGTTTGAAGCAGGAGGCACGAGCGTCGGGTTGAACATCAGCCTGCCTCACGAAGCGCACAACAACGAATACCAGACCATCAGCCTGTCCTTCGAATACTTCTTTCCCCGGAAGGCGGCGTTCTTCATGCACAGCTTCGCCTATGTGGCGATGCCGGGCGGATTCGGCACCCTGGATGAACTTTTCGAAGCCCTGACGCTGATCCAGACGGGCAAGGTCCCGCCTGCCCCGATCGTGCTGGTCGGCAGCGAATACTGGTCGGGACTGGCCGAATGGCTGGGCGACCAGGTGCTCGGAAACGGCATGATCGCCGCGCACGACCTGGATCTTTTCATCATCGAAGACGATCCGGTCAAGGTGGTGCGCAAGGTTGTTGAATTCCACGAACGGGTCACGTCGGACGAACAGTACGCCCCGTCCATGCCCGCCTGA
- the polA gene encoding DNA polymerase I, which yields MKKTLLLVDGSSYLYRAFHAMPDLRNAQGEPTGALYGVVNMLRKLVSDHKAEYAACIFDARGKTFRDDLYPDYKSHRPPMPEDLAAQIEPIHRAVRALGWPVLAIEGVEADDVIGTLAHRAAQQDVHTIVSTGDKDLAQLVNSHVTLVNTMSGEVLDEAGVVNKFGVPPDRIVDYLMLVGDTVDNVPGVTKVGPKTAAKWITEFGSIDKLVEGADGIKGVAGNNLREAIPKFPLTRQLLTVKCDCDLTGHVDSVDDLAPRPRDDATLTELYERYGFRTWLRDLTGDAERVPTGDARIAHEAPAAPATTDYRIISDWAAFDAWMTAMGEASIVALDTETTSLDEMQARLVGLSMSVAPGVACYIPVAHRGPDGAVQLPKDEVLARLKPWLEDPARAKLLHHAKYDTHVFANEGIRLAGVAEDTMLQAYVLESHRGVGLNDLAQRYLGRSGVSYEDLCGKGAKQIGFDEVAVDKAGHYAAEDADFTLQLHQVLRPMVAADAGLERIYRLEMQVSAVLTTIERNGVKVDAAELGRQSNKLGQEMLQLEQKAYELAGQPFNLNSPKQLGEILFGRMQLPVVRKTASGAPSTDEEVLSKLALDYPLPQVLLEYRGLSKLKSTYTDKLPRMINPATGRVHTHYSQAAVITGRLASSDPNLQNIPVRTEAGRRVREAFIAEQGMLLSADYSQIELRIMAHVSDDANLQRAFAAGEDIHRATASEVFGVPLEGVTTEQRRAAKAINFGLIYGMGVFGLASNLGITRDAAQAYIDRYFARYPGVAMYMDNTRRLAREQGYVETVFGRRLQLPEIRGASGPRRQGAERAAINAPMQGTAADLIKMAMVAVQNWLDAENLKTRMIMQVHDELVLEAPDDELEVVREALPRLMCNVATLRVPLVAEVGVGKNWEQAH from the coding sequence ATGAAAAAAACCTTATTACTGGTCGACGGTTCAAGTTACTTGTACCGCGCTTTCCACGCTATGCCTGATTTGCGCAACGCGCAAGGCGAACCTACGGGTGCGCTCTATGGCGTGGTCAATATGCTGCGCAAGCTTGTATCTGACCATAAGGCAGAGTATGCCGCATGTATTTTCGATGCTCGCGGCAAGACGTTCCGGGACGACCTGTACCCGGACTACAAATCGCACCGACCCCCGATGCCCGAGGACCTGGCGGCCCAGATCGAGCCCATCCACCGCGCCGTGCGCGCGCTGGGCTGGCCGGTGCTGGCGATCGAAGGCGTCGAGGCGGATGACGTGATTGGCACGCTGGCGCATCGCGCCGCCCAGCAAGACGTGCACACCATCGTCTCCACCGGCGACAAGGACCTGGCGCAGCTTGTGAACAGCCACGTCACGCTGGTCAACACCATGAGCGGCGAAGTCCTGGACGAGGCCGGCGTTGTCAACAAGTTCGGCGTGCCGCCCGACCGTATCGTGGACTACCTCATGCTGGTGGGCGATACCGTGGACAATGTGCCCGGCGTCACCAAGGTGGGACCCAAGACGGCCGCCAAATGGATTACGGAATTCGGCTCGATCGACAAGCTGGTCGAAGGCGCCGACGGCATCAAGGGCGTGGCCGGCAACAACCTGCGCGAAGCCATTCCCAAGTTTCCGCTGACGCGACAGCTCCTCACGGTCAAGTGCGATTGCGACCTGACCGGACACGTGGACAGCGTGGATGACCTGGCGCCGCGTCCGCGCGACGATGCCACGCTCACCGAACTGTATGAACGCTACGGGTTCCGCACGTGGCTGCGCGACCTGACCGGCGATGCCGAGCGCGTGCCCACGGGCGATGCGCGCATCGCGCACGAAGCGCCGGCCGCGCCTGCCACCACCGATTACCGCATCATCTCCGACTGGGCCGCCTTTGACGCGTGGATGACGGCGATGGGCGAGGCATCGATCGTGGCGCTGGACACCGAGACGACGTCGCTGGACGAGATGCAGGCCCGGCTGGTGGGCCTGTCGATGTCGGTCGCGCCGGGCGTGGCCTGCTACATCCCGGTCGCGCACCGCGGTCCGGATGGCGCCGTTCAATTGCCCAAGGACGAGGTGCTGGCGCGGCTCAAGCCCTGGCTGGAAGACCCGGCGCGCGCCAAGCTGCTGCACCACGCCAAGTACGACACGCATGTGTTCGCCAATGAAGGCATCCGCCTGGCCGGCGTAGCCGAGGACACCATGCTGCAGGCCTACGTGCTGGAGTCCCATCGCGGCGTGGGCCTGAACGACCTGGCGCAACGCTACCTGGGCCGCAGCGGCGTTTCCTACGAAGACCTCTGCGGCAAGGGCGCCAAGCAGATCGGCTTTGACGAAGTGGCGGTGGACAAGGCGGGGCATTACGCCGCCGAGGACGCCGATTTCACGCTGCAACTGCACCAGGTGCTGCGCCCGATGGTCGCCGCCGATGCCGGGCTGGAACGCATCTACCGCCTGGAAATGCAGGTGTCGGCCGTGCTGACCACCATCGAACGCAACGGGGTGAAGGTCGACGCCGCGGAACTGGGCCGCCAGAGCAACAAGCTGGGTCAGGAGATGCTGCAACTTGAACAGAAGGCCTACGAGCTTGCGGGCCAGCCGTTCAACCTGAATTCCCCCAAGCAGCTGGGCGAGATCCTGTTCGGCCGCATGCAGCTTCCCGTGGTGCGCAAGACCGCGAGCGGCGCGCCGTCGACCGACGAGGAAGTGCTCAGCAAGCTGGCGCTGGACTATCCGCTGCCGCAGGTGCTGCTGGAATACCGCGGCCTGTCCAAGCTGAAGTCGACCTACACCGACAAGCTGCCGCGCATGATCAATCCGGCGACCGGCCGCGTGCATACGCACTATTCGCAGGCGGCCGTGATCACGGGGCGTCTTGCCTCGTCGGATCCGAACCTGCAGAACATCCCGGTCCGCACCGAGGCCGGCCGGCGCGTGCGCGAGGCGTTCATCGCCGAGCAGGGCATGCTGCTGTCGGCCGACTATTCGCAGATCGAGCTGCGCATCATGGCGCACGTGTCGGACGACGCCAACCTGCAACGCGCCTTCGCGGCTGGCGAGGACATCCACCGCGCCACCGCATCCGAGGTGTTCGGCGTGCCGCTGGAAGGCGTCACCACGGAACAGCGGCGTGCCGCCAAGGCCATCAACTTCGGGTTGATCTACGGCATGGGGGTGTTTGGCCTGGCGTCCAACCTGGGCATTACGCGCGACGCCGCGCAGGCCTACATCGACCGCTACTTCGCGCGCTATCCGGGCGTGGCCATGTACATGGACAACACGCGGCGTCTCGCGCGCGAGCAGGGGTACGTGGAAACGGTCTTCGGGCGGCGGCTGCAGTTGCCGGAAATCCGGGGCGCTTCGGGCCCGCGCCGGCAGGGCGCCGAGCGGGCAGCCATCAATGCGCCCATGCAGGGCACCGCGGCCGACCTGATCAAGATGGCCATGGTGGCGGTGCAGAATTGGCTCGATGCCGAGAACCTGAAGACGCGCATGATCATGCAGGTGCACGATGAACTGGTGCTGGAAGCGCCTGACGACGAGCTGGAGGTGGTCAGGGAAGCCCTGCCGCGCCTGATGTGCAACGTGGCGACGCTGCGCGTGCCGCTCGTGGCCGAGGTGGGCGTCGGCAAGAACTGGGAGCAGGCGCACTAA
- a CDS encoding ZIP family metal transporter, with protein MLLLWVLLATITGGLIAVLIASWLAYKVFAKYLHHMVSLSVGVLLSVALLHLLPEAFETGVGNAHVLFGLMLASLIGFFVLEKIALLRHSHHHEGDGHHHHKGHDRHEAGRGGVLILIGSSLHNLCDGVLIAAAFLTDPLLGVLTAASIIIHEVPHKLGDFVVLLNAGLRRRRAFALMLFTSLCSAVGGIIGYFVLQQAQGWVPYILVVAASSFLYISVADLMPQMHERVSLSDAVPQLLLVGIGVALIYSVTTLMHHGHEHGAHEDHGAPHAEHGHSH; from the coding sequence ATGTTGCTGCTCTGGGTCCTGCTTGCCACCATCACCGGCGGCCTGATTGCCGTCCTCATCGCGAGCTGGCTCGCGTACAAGGTTTTTGCCAAATACCTGCATCACATGGTGAGCCTGTCGGTGGGCGTGCTGCTGTCGGTGGCCTTGCTGCATCTGCTGCCCGAGGCCTTCGAAACCGGCGTCGGCAATGCCCATGTGCTGTTCGGGCTGATGCTGGCGTCGCTGATCGGCTTTTTCGTGCTGGAGAAGATCGCGCTGCTGCGCCACAGCCATCACCACGAAGGAGACGGCCATCACCACCACAAGGGGCATGACCGTCACGAGGCAGGGCGGGGCGGCGTGCTGATCCTGATCGGCAGCTCGCTGCACAACCTGTGCGATGGCGTCCTGATCGCCGCGGCGTTCCTGACGGATCCGCTGTTGGGCGTGTTGACGGCCGCATCGATCATCATCCACGAGGTGCCGCACAAGCTGGGCGATTTCGTGGTGCTGCTGAATGCCGGGCTGCGCCGCCGCCGCGCCTTTGCGCTGATGCTCTTCACCAGCTTGTGTTCAGCGGTGGGCGGCATAATAGGGTACTTCGTGCTGCAGCAGGCGCAGGGCTGGGTGCCGTACATTCTGGTGGTGGCCGCAAGCAGCTTCCTGTATATCTCGGTGGCTGACCTGATGCCGCAAATGCACGAGCGGGTATCCCTTTCCGATGCCGTTCCGCAACTGCTGCTGGTCGGCATCGGCGTGGCGCTGATCTACAGCGTCACGACCCTGATGCATCACGGGCACGAACATGGCGCGCATGAGGACCATGGCGCGCCCCATGCGGAGCACGGCCACTCGCACTAG
- a CDS encoding dienelactone hydrolase family protein, translating to MSFSAAAGNVAATVIHTDTQGLVHGDFQLPVTDGPIDAYYAAPQGQRDLPIVLVIQEIFGVHEHIKDICRRLAKAGYLAVAANLYQRQGDASAYTDIPKLIAELVSKVPDEQVFGDLDASVAWAAANGGDARRVAVTGFCWGGRLTWMYAAHNPDVKAGVAWYGKLSVGHGPLIKRVAFDVVDELQGPVLGLYGGRDASIPLSDVETMKAKLAAGNAAAKLSEIVVYPEADHAFLADYRASYHAEAAQDGWKRMLEWFKRYV from the coding sequence ATGAGTTTTTCCGCCGCCGCCGGCAATGTCGCCGCCACCGTCATCCACACCGATACGCAGGGACTAGTCCACGGGGATTTCCAGCTTCCCGTGACGGACGGCCCGATCGACGCCTACTATGCCGCGCCGCAGGGCCAGCGCGATCTGCCGATCGTGCTGGTGATCCAGGAAATCTTCGGCGTTCACGAACACATCAAGGACATCTGCCGCCGCCTTGCCAAGGCGGGCTATCTGGCGGTCGCTGCCAATCTTTACCAGCGCCAGGGCGACGCGTCGGCGTATACCGACATTCCCAAGCTCATCGCGGAACTGGTCAGCAAGGTGCCGGACGAACAGGTGTTCGGCGACCTGGACGCCAGCGTGGCATGGGCCGCGGCCAATGGCGGAGACGCGCGCCGTGTGGCCGTGACGGGCTTTTGCTGGGGCGGAAGGCTGACCTGGATGTACGCGGCGCACAATCCCGACGTGAAGGCCGGCGTGGCCTGGTATGGCAAGCTCAGCGTGGGCCATGGCCCCCTCATCAAGCGCGTGGCGTTCGACGTGGTCGACGAGTTGCAGGGCCCCGTCCTGGGCCTTTATGGCGGCCGCGATGCCAGCATCCCGCTGTCCGACGTCGAAACCATGAAGGCCAAGCTGGCCGCCGGCAACGCCGCGGCAAAGCTGTCCGAGATCGTCGTCTACCCCGAGGCCGACCATGCTTTCCTGGCGGACTACCGCGCCAGCTACCACGCCGAAGCTGCCCAGGATGGCTGGAAGCGGATGCTGGAGTGGTTCAAGCGGTATGTGTGA